From Cervus elaphus chromosome 25, mCerEla1.1, whole genome shotgun sequence, one genomic window encodes:
- the SLC9A3 gene encoding sodium/hydrogen exchanger 3 isoform X1 has translation MSGRWAPGPRWGLLLALLLALGELPRARGVEEEPGGAHGETQGFQVVTFKWHHVQDPYIIALWILVASLAKIGFHLSHKVTSVVPESALLIVLGLVLGGIVLAADHIASFSLTPTVFFFYLLPPIVLDAGYFMPNRLFFGNLGTILLYAVIGTVWNAATTGLSLYGVFLSGLMGDLNIGLLDFLLFGSLIAAVDPVAVLAVFEEVHVNEVLFIIVFGESLLNDAVTVVLYNVFESFVTLGGDKVTGVDCVKGIVSFFVVSLGGTLVGIVFAFLLSLVTRFTKRVRIIEPGFVFVLSYLSYLTSEMLSLSAILAITFCGICCQKYVKANISEQSATTVRYTMKMLASGAETIIFMFLGISAVDPLIWKWNTAFVLLTLLFISVYRAIGVILQTWILNRYRMVQLEIIDQVVMSYGGLRGAVAYALVVLLDENKVKEKNLFVSTTIIVIFFTVIFQGLTIKPLVQWLKVKRSEQRDPKLNEKLHGRAFDHILSAIEDISGQIGHNYLRDKWSNFDRKFLSKILMRRSAQKSRDRILNVFHELNLKDAISYVAEGERRGSLAFIRSPSTDNMVNVDFSTPRPSTVEASVSYLLRENVSAVRLDMQSLEQRRQSIRDAEDMITHHTLQQYLYKPRQEYKHLYSRHGLTADEDEKQDTEIFHRTMRKRLESFKSAKLGINPHKKAAKLLKRERAQKRRNSSIPNGKLPMVSSLQDFTIKEKDLELSDTEEAPNYDAEMSGGIEFLANIAQDTATDSPSGIDNPAFSPEESPGILSGVPPWLCPGEAVVPSQRARLQIPHSPGNFHRLAPFRLSGKSVDSFLLADGPEEQPHAAPPESTHM, from the exons ATGTCGGGGCGCTGGGCTCCAGGCCCCAGGTGGGGGCTCCTGCTGGCGCTGCTGCTGGCGCTGGGCGAGCTGCCGCGAGCGCGGGGCGTCGAGGAGGAACCTGGCGGCGCGCACGGGGAGACCCAGGGCTTCCAGGTGGTCACCTTCAAATGGCACCACGTCCAGGACCCGTACATCATCGCGCTGTGGATCCTCGTGGCCAGCCTGGCCAAGATCG GCTTCCACCTGTCCCACAAGGTCACCAGTGTGGTCCCTGAGAGTGCCCTGCTCATCGTGCTGGGCCTTGTGCTGGGCGGCATCGTCCTGGCGGCCGACCACATCGCCTCCTTCTCCCTCACGCCCACGGTGTTCTTCTTCTACCTGCTGCCGCCCATTGTGCTGGACGCCGGCTACTTCATGCCCAACCGGCTCTTCTTTGGCAACCTGGGCACCATCCTGCTGTATGCGGTCATCGGCACTGTGTGGAACGCGGCCACCACTGGGCTGTCGCTCTATGGCGTCTTCCTCAGTGGCCTGATGG GAGACCTGAACATTGGGCTGCTGGACTTCCTCCTGTTCGGCAGCCTGATTGCTGCCGTGGACCCAGTGGCCGTGCTGGCCGTGTTTGAGGAGGTTCACGTCAACGAGGTGCTGTTCATCATCGTCTTCGGGGAGTCCCTGCTCAATGACGCCGTCACCGTG GTCCTGTACAATGTGTTTGAATCTTTTGTGACATTGGGTGGTGACAAGGTGACCGGTGTGGACTGCGTGAAAGGAATAG TGTCCTTCTTCGTGGTGAGCCTGGGGGGCACGTTGGTGGGTATCGTGTTTGCCTTCCTGCTCTCCCTGGTGACACGCTTCACCAAGCGCGTGCGCATCATCGAGCCCGGCTTCGTGTTTGTCCTCTCCTACCTGTCCTACCTCACGTCCGAGATGCTGTCCCTGTCGGCCATCCTGGC CATCACCTTCTGTGGCATCTGCTGCCAGAAGTACGTAAAGGCCAACATCTCGGAACAGTCAGCCACCACAGTGCGCTACACCATGAAGATGCTGGCCAGCGGGGCCGAGACCatcattttcatgttcctgggcaTCTCGGCTGTGGACCCTCTCATCTGGAAGTGGAACACAGCCTTCGTGCTCCTGACACTGCTCTTCATCTCCGTGTACAGGGCCATAG GGGTCATCCTGCAGACCTGGATTCTGAATCGGTACCGGATGGTGCAGCTGGAGATCATAGACCAGGTGGTCATGTCCTATGGTGGCCTCCGAGGAGCTGTGGCTTACGCCCTGGTGGTCCTCCTGGACGAGAACAAGGTCAAGGAGAAGAACCTGTTTGTCAGCACCACCATCATCGTCATCTTCTTCACCGTCATCTTCCAG GGCCTGACCATCAAGCCCCTGGTGCAGTGGCTGAAGGTGAAGAGAAGTGAACAGCGAGATCCCAAGCTCAACGAGAAGCTGCACGGCCGG GCTTTTGACCACATCCTCTCGGCCATCGAGGACATATCAGGGCAAATCGGACACAATTATCTGAGAGATAA GTGGTCCAATTTTGATAGGAAATTCCTCAGCAAAATCCTCATGAGAAGGTCGGCTCAGAAGTCTCGAGATCGGATTCTGAACGTTTTCCACGAGCTCAACTTGAAGGATGCCATCAGCTACGTAGCCGAG GGAGAGCGCCGTGGGTCCCTGGCCTTCATCCGTTCCCCCAGCACGGACAACATGGTCAATGTGGACTTCAGCACCCCACGCCCCTCCACTGTGGAGGCCTCCGTCTCCTACCTCCT GAGGGAGAACGTTAGCGCCGTGCGCCTGGACATGCAGTCCCTGGAGCAGCGGCGGCAGAGCATCCGGGATGCAGAGGACATGATCACCCACCACACGCTGCAGCAGTACCTGTACAAGCCCCGGCAGGAG TACAAACATCTCTACAGCCGGCACGGGCTGACCGCGGATGAGGACGAGAAGCAGGACACCGAGATCTTCCACAGGACCATGCGGAAGCGCCTGGAGTCCTTCAAGTCGGCCAAGCTGGGGATCAACCCCCACAAGAAGGCTGCTAAGCTGCTCAAGAGGGAGCGCGCCCAGAAGCGG AGAAACAGCAGCATTCCCAATGGGAAACTGCCAATGGTGAGCTCCCTGCAGGACTTCACCATCAAGGAGAAAG ATTTGGAACTCTCAGACACTGAGGAAGCCCCCAACTATGATGCTGAGATGAGTGGGGGGATCGAGTTCCTGGCAAACATCGCGCAGGACACAGCGACAGACTCCCCCTCAG